Proteins co-encoded in one Sphingopyxis sp. BE259 genomic window:
- a CDS encoding helix-turn-helix transcriptional regulator, giving the protein MPDDGPIFAPSHNEPAEWETLNALIGLIYDSVLQPERWNDTLARITGALCPLSWEAAFILWESSNPPRARFVAATGLAAGVQEIYAAVYAGNHPWSRKLMRYGNGSVVDSNDIMTREEFAESAFFQNFLAPWGIDRMVCVLLDRRGGERLGLMLPGPGDRDVETLKRGLRVLAPHIQRAMRISDRIATLELAVGAARAAADVAPFAIFSLDDQLNILAANSRAGRYEDAGVVHLAQGRFAFAHPASQKKLLDLVRSEHAAGLAFQTIGNSGTECPVLVARITPQAAQQIGGVTAGASLIVTLGSAPGETPVVEIDRVAQWFALTPAEARLAVALAAGQSLQSYAALRAVSLNAVRFLLKGIFRKTGATSQAQLVAMLARLPAAGQS; this is encoded by the coding sequence GTGCCTGATGACGGTCCGATCTTTGCGCCGAGTCACAACGAACCCGCCGAATGGGAAACGCTGAATGCGCTGATCGGGCTCATCTACGATTCGGTCCTCCAGCCTGAACGCTGGAACGACACCCTCGCGCGGATCACCGGCGCGCTATGCCCGCTCAGTTGGGAAGCGGCATTCATTCTATGGGAAAGCAGCAATCCGCCGCGCGCGCGCTTCGTCGCGGCGACGGGGCTCGCCGCCGGGGTTCAGGAAATTTACGCGGCGGTTTATGCCGGCAACCACCCCTGGTCGCGCAAATTGATGCGTTACGGCAATGGCAGCGTCGTCGACAGCAACGACATCATGACCCGCGAAGAATTTGCCGAGTCCGCCTTTTTCCAGAACTTCCTTGCGCCGTGGGGGATCGACCGGATGGTCTGCGTCTTGCTCGACCGCCGCGGCGGCGAGCGGCTGGGCTTGATGCTGCCCGGCCCCGGCGACCGCGATGTCGAAACGCTCAAACGCGGGTTGCGCGTGTTGGCGCCCCATATCCAGCGCGCGATGCGGATCAGCGATCGCATCGCGACGCTCGAACTCGCGGTTGGTGCGGCGCGGGCGGCCGCCGATGTCGCGCCCTTCGCGATCTTCAGCCTCGACGATCAACTGAACATCCTCGCCGCCAACAGCCGCGCCGGCCGATATGAGGATGCCGGGGTCGTCCACCTCGCGCAGGGCCGCTTTGCCTTTGCTCACCCCGCCAGTCAGAAAAAACTGCTCGATCTGGTCCGGAGCGAGCATGCCGCAGGGCTCGCGTTTCAAACGATCGGCAATTCTGGGACCGAATGTCCGGTGCTCGTCGCCCGGATAACACCGCAAGCCGCGCAGCAGATCGGCGGCGTCACCGCCGGAGCCTCGCTGATCGTCACCCTGGGCAGCGCGCCGGGCGAAACCCCCGTCGTCGAGATCGACCGGGTCGCGCAATGGTTCGCCCTGACCCCGGCGGAAGCGCGGCTCGCGGTCGCACTCGCCGCGGGGCAATCGCTGCAAAGCTATGCCGCGCTGCGCGCCGTCAGCCTCAACGCTGTGCGTTTCCTGCTCAAAGGCATATTCCGAAAAACCGGCGCCACCAGCCAGGCACAGCTGGTCGCGATGCTGGCGCGCCTCCCGGCGGCTGGACAAAGCTAG
- a CDS encoding type III PLP-dependent enzyme, whose translation MHQHHSAHGLIQALSPVEPVTLVRPHAARRAARFFIDRFPGTTMYAVKANPSADLLRVLWDSGVTHYDVASIAEVRLVSRTLPQATLCFMHPVKAEEAISEAYWKHGVRTFSLDTMDELEKIVRATEGAADLNLLVRLRVSSDHSKLSLAAKFGAEADEVAELLMATRQAADALGICFHVGSQAMTPHAYAQAMERVRAAIVAASVTVDIIDVGGGFPSSYPGMEPPPLDAYFDTIHRSFESLPISYSAELWCEPGRALSAEYSSLIVRVEKRRGEELYINDGAYGALFDAAHVGWRFPVSLQRDVESDAELVPFSFYGPTCDDLDHMAGPFFLPADIKAGDFIEIGMLGAYGCAMRTKFNGFGADETHVVSDEPMVSLYTGEVEQERRSATVTKLF comes from the coding sequence TTGCACCAGCATCATAGCGCCCACGGGCTGATTCAGGCACTTTCGCCGGTCGAACCCGTCACGCTCGTCCGCCCGCACGCCGCGCGGCGCGCAGCGCGTTTCTTCATTGACCGGTTTCCCGGCACGACCATGTATGCGGTCAAGGCGAATCCGTCCGCTGACCTGCTGCGCGTGCTGTGGGATTCGGGCGTCACCCATTACGACGTCGCCTCGATCGCCGAGGTCCGACTGGTATCGCGCACCCTGCCGCAGGCGACGCTGTGCTTCATGCATCCGGTGAAGGCCGAGGAAGCGATTTCCGAAGCCTATTGGAAGCATGGCGTGCGCACCTTCTCGCTCGACACGATGGACGAACTGGAAAAGATCGTCCGCGCGACCGAAGGCGCCGCCGACCTCAACCTGCTCGTGCGCCTGCGAGTCTCGTCCGACCACAGCAAGCTCAGCCTCGCCGCCAAATTTGGCGCCGAAGCCGACGAAGTGGCCGAACTGCTGATGGCAACGCGGCAGGCCGCCGACGCGCTCGGCATCTGCTTCCACGTCGGCAGCCAGGCGATGACCCCGCACGCCTATGCCCAGGCGATGGAGCGCGTCCGCGCCGCGATCGTTGCCGCGTCGGTCACCGTCGACATCATCGATGTCGGGGGCGGTTTTCCGTCGTCCTATCCCGGCATGGAGCCTCCGCCGCTCGACGCCTATTTCGACACCATCCACCGCAGCTTCGAAAGCCTGCCGATCAGCTATTCGGCCGAACTGTGGTGCGAACCCGGCCGCGCGCTGTCGGCCGAGTATAGCTCGCTGATCGTCCGCGTCGAAAAGCGCCGCGGCGAAGAATTGTACATCAACGACGGCGCCTATGGCGCGCTGTTCGACGCCGCGCATGTCGGCTGGCGCTTCCCCGTGTCGCTGCAACGCGACGTCGAAAGCGATGCCGAGCTGGTGCCGTTCAGCTTCTATGGGCCGACCTGCGACGATCTAGACCATATGGCCGGCCCCTTCTTCCTGCCCGCGGACATCAAGGCGGGCGATTTCATCGAAATCGGCATGCTCGGTGCCTATGGCTGCGCGATGCGGACCAAGTTCAACGGCTTTGGCGCTGACGAAACCCACGTCGTCAGCGACGAGCCGATGGTCAGCCTCTACACCGGCGAAGTCGAACAGGAACGCCGCAGCGCGACGGTGACCAAGCTGTTCTGA